In a genomic window of Ranitomeya imitator isolate aRanImi1 chromosome 5, aRanImi1.pri, whole genome shotgun sequence:
- the FLRT3 gene encoding leucine-rich repeat transmembrane protein FLRT3, giving the protein MTMSAETWNYIVAWTQLLLLLRMAPQYVSAKPCPSVCRCDGGFIYCNDRDLTSIPSGIPEDATTLYLQNNQINNAGISSDLRGLDKVERIYLYRNSLDEFPINLPKNVKELHLQENNIRTITYDALAQIPAIEELHLDDNSVSAVSIEDGAFRDNIYLRLLFLSRNHLSTIPWGLPRTIEELRLDDNRISTIAEISLQDLTNLKRLVLDGNLLNNYGLGERVFMNLINLTELSLVRNSLTSPPANLPGTNLRKLYLQENHMNYVPPNAFADLTQLYRLDMSNNNLTSLPQGIFDDLDNLTQLYLRNNPWYCGCKMKWVRDWLQSLPSKVNVRGLMCQAPERVRGMTIKDLNKELFDCKDRIYVKPVHITTTTMLNTLLPAQGQRPVSVTKQPEIKPPDLNKIYRTTPIPVRKIITINVKSVTVETIHISWKIALPMKSLRLSWQLGHSPVFGSITETIVTGDRTEYLLTALEPESPYRICMVPMETENFFLLDDTPVCIETETAPLKMYNPTTTLNREQEKEPYKNSNLPLAAIIGGAVALVAITLLALVCWYVHRNGSLFSRNCAYSKGRRRKDDYAEAGTKKDNSILEIRETSFQMIPINNEPMSKEEFILHTIFPSNGVTLYKTSHSESSSNRSYRDSGIPDSDHSHS; this is encoded by the coding sequence ATGACCATGAGTGCTGAAACCTGGAACTATATTGTTGCTTGGacccaattattattattacttcgaATGGCGCCACAGTATGTCAGTGCCAAACCGTGCCCTTCAGTATGCCGCTGTGATGGAGGCTTCATTTATTGCAATGATAGAGACTTGACATCTATTCCCTCGGGGATACCAGAGGATGCTACAACTCTATACCTTCAAAATAATCAGATAAACAATGCGGGGATATCATCTGACTTGAGAGGCTTGGATAAAGTGGAGAGAATCTATTTATACCGCAACAGTCTAGACGAATTTCCAATTAACCTTCCCAAAAATGTTAAAGAATTGCACCTGCAGGAAAACAATATACGGACTATTACTTATGATGCACTTGCCCAGATTCCTGCTATTGAAGAGCTTCACCTGGATGATAATTCCGTGTCTGCAGTAAGCATTGAGGATGGTGCATTTAGAGACAACATCTATCTCCGACTTCTATTCCTTTCACGAAACCACCTAAGCACAATACCCTGGGGTCTGCCTCGCACCATTGAGGAGCTACGTTTAGATGATAATCGCATTTCTACTATTGCAGAAATCTCTTTGCAAGACCTTACAAATCTAAAGCGTCTTGTTTTGGATGGAAATCTCTTAAACAATTATGGCCTTGGGGAAAGAGTCTTTATGAACTTGATTAATTTGACAGAGCTTTCATTAGTTCGAAATTCATTGACATCTCCTCCTGCAAACCTGCCAGGCACCAACCTGAGAAAGCTTTATCTACAGGAGAACCACATGAACTATGTGCCACCCAACGCATTTGCAGACCTAACCCAACTTTATCGTCTTGATATGTCAAACAACAACCTAACTTCTTTACCTCAGGGCATTTTTGATGACCTGGACAATTTGACGCAGTTGTACCTACGTAATAATCCCTGGTATTGTGGTTGTAAGATGAAATGGGTTCGAGACTGGCTGCAGTCTTTGCCTTCCAAAGTTAATGTCCGTGGACTGATGTGCCAGGCGCCAGAACGTGTCAGAGGGATGACTATTAAAGATCTTAACAAAGAGCTATTTGATTGTAAGGACAGAATTTATGTAAAGCCAGTCCATATTACAACTACAACTATGTTAAACACATTGCTTCCGGCACAAGGACAACGTCCAGTATCTGTGACCAAACAGCCTGAGATAAAGCCACCTGACCTCAACAAAATCTACAGAACCACTCCGATACCAGTTAGGAAAATTATCACTATTAACGTGAAATCGGTCACTGTTGAAACTATTCACATTTCTTGGAAAATTGCCTTACCAATGAAATCACTGCGGCTGAGCTGGCAATTGGGTCACAGTCCAGTTTTTGGGTCTATAACAGAAACCATTGTCACAGGTGACAGAACAGAATACCTGCTGACAGCTCTCGAGCCAGAGTCTCCATACCGAATATGTATGGTTCCCATGGAAACCGAAAACTTCTTCTTACTGGATGATACTCCCGTGTGCATCGAAACAGAGACTGCTCCACTTAAAATGTACAACCCAACCACAACATTAAACAGAGAACAGGAGAAGGAGCCTTACAAAAACTCAAACTTGCCCCTAGCAGCCATCATCGGTGGAGCGGTGGCGCTGGTGGCAATCACACTCCTGGCGCTGGTGTGCTGGTACGTTCATCGGAATGGTTCCCTTTTTTCCAGGAACTGTGCCTACAGCAAAGGCAGGAGAAGAAAAGACGACTACGCAGAGGCGGGAACTAAAAAGGACAACTCCATTTTAGAAATCAGGGAGACCTCTTTTCAGATGATACCAATAAATAATGAACCAATGTCCAAGGAGGAATTTATTTTGCACACTATATTTCCATCTAATGGAGTAACCTTGTACAAAACCAGTCACAGTGAAAGCAGCAGTAACAGGAGCTACAGAGACAGTGGTATACCAGATTCTGACCATTCACATTCATGA